From Myotis daubentonii chromosome 15, mMyoDau2.1, whole genome shotgun sequence, one genomic window encodes:
- the EXOSC5 gene encoding exosome complex component RRP46: MQSEAKIHTEHGTDSSPQGPGCSLRHFACEQNLLSRPDGSASFLQGDTSVLAGVYGPAEVKVSKEIFNKATLEVILRPKIGLPGVAEKSRERLIRNTCEAVVLGALHPRTSITIVLQVISDAGSLMACCLNATCMALVDAGVPMQALFCGVTCALDSDGTLVLDPTAKQEKEARAVLTFALDSVDQKLLMSTTKGLYSNAELQQCLAAAQAASQHVFRFYRESLQRRYSKS, from the exons ATGCAGTCCGAGGCAAAGATCCACACTGAGCATGGAACGGATTCCAGTCCTCAGGGTCCCGGCTGCAGCCTCCGGCACTTTGCTTGCGAACAGAACCTGCTGTCCCGGCCGGATGGCTCTGCCTCGTTCCTGCAAG GGGATACCTCTGTCCTGGCGGGCGTGTACGGGCCCGCTGAGGTGAAGGTCAGCAAAGAGATCTTCAACAAGGCCACACTGGAAGTGATCCTGAGGCCGAAGATCGGGCTGCCTG GTGTAGCAGAGAAGAGCCGGGAGCGGCTGATCAGGAACACGTGTGAAGCGGTGGTGCTGGGGGCGCTGCACCCCCGCACCTCCATCACCATCGTGCTGCAGGTCATCAGCGATGCTGGCTCT CTCATGGCCTGTTGCCTGAACGCCACCTGCATGGCATTGGTCGACGCAGGTGTGCCCATGCAAGCCCTCTTCTGTGGGGTCACCTGTGCCCTGGACTCTGATGGGACTCTCGTGCTGGATCCCACAGCCAAGCAAGAAAAG GAGGCCCGGGCAGTCCTGACCTTTGCACTCGACAGTGTGGACCAGAAGCTGCTCATGTCCACCACCAAGGGGCTCTACTCCAATGCTGAG CTCCAGCAGTGCCTGGCTGCAGCCCAAGCTGCCTCACAGCACGTCTTCCGCTTCTACCGGGAATCGCTGCAGAGGCGTTACTCCAAGAGCTGA